A stretch of the Candidatus Zixiibacteriota bacterium genome encodes the following:
- a CDS encoding CaiB/BaiF CoA-transferase family protein encodes MNERIIMKLLENIRVIDMTNVLSGPFCTLHLALLGAEVIKIEVPDGGDLARKLGNVPALNKELMGTSFLAQNANKKSMTLNLKLDEGKEIFRKLLESADVLVENFRPGVMARLGFSWEEMEKINPRLVYCAISGFGQTGPDAFKPAYDQIIQGLSGEMDVNGDERLHPLRAGFPVCDTVGGLNAAFAVMAALFHRERTGEGQCIDIALLDSIMPLMGWVAANLLIGGKAPVPMGNDNFTAAPSGAFKTKDGYINIAANQQKQWEDLADLVGLPELKTDPRFQERDTRKANRKALTPILEEKLVQNTTEHWVEVFNAKGIPSGDIVTLEKALKSDQIKHRETIVSVNEPGIGNIQIFNLSAKFSKTPGTIETPPPRLSAHTEEILTQLGYSKEAQAALKEKQII; translated from the coding sequence ATGAATGAGAGAATTATCATGAAGCTACTTGAGAACATTCGTGTAATCGACATGACGAACGTCCTGTCCGGGCCATTCTGTACTTTGCACCTGGCTTTGCTCGGTGCGGAGGTTATCAAGATCGAGGTTCCCGATGGGGGAGATCTGGCTCGCAAATTGGGCAATGTGCCGGCTTTGAATAAAGAGCTGATGGGCACGAGTTTCCTTGCCCAGAATGCCAATAAGAAATCCATGACCCTGAATCTAAAACTCGATGAAGGGAAAGAGATATTTCGCAAGTTACTTGAGAGCGCCGATGTTCTCGTGGAGAATTTCCGGCCCGGCGTGATGGCTCGACTGGGTTTCTCATGGGAGGAGATGGAGAAAATTAATCCGCGTCTGGTTTACTGCGCGATTTCCGGTTTCGGCCAGACAGGTCCCGATGCGTTCAAACCAGCTTACGACCAGATCATTCAGGGTTTGTCGGGTGAGATGGATGTTAATGGCGATGAGAGACTGCATCCGCTTCGGGCCGGGTTCCCCGTGTGCGATACGGTTGGTGGTCTCAATGCCGCGTTCGCGGTGATGGCGGCGCTGTTTCATCGAGAGCGTACCGGTGAAGGACAGTGTATTGATATAGCCCTTCTGGATTCGATTATGCCTTTAATGGGTTGGGTGGCGGCCAATCTGCTTATCGGAGGCAAGGCTCCGGTGCCGATGGGCAACGACAATTTCACCGCGGCTCCCTCGGGCGCGTTCAAAACGAAAGACGGATACATTAATATTGCTGCCAATCAGCAGAAGCAATGGGAGGATCTGGCCGATCTGGTGGGCCTGCCTGAGCTTAAGACCGATCCGAGATTTCAGGAGCGCGACACACGCAAGGCCAATCGCAAGGCTCTGACGCCGATTCTGGAAGAGAAACTTGTTCAGAACACCACCGAGCACTGGGTTGAGGTGTTCAACGCGAAAGGGATTCCTTCGGGCGACATCGTGACTCTGGAGAAGGCGCTGAAGAGCGATCAGATCAAACATCGCGAGACAATAGTCAGTGTTAACGAACCCGGAATCGGAAATATTCAGATTTTCAATCTTTCGGCAAAGTTCTCCAAGACGCCGGGAACGATTGAAACTCCGCCGCCGCGTCTTTCGGCCCACACGGAAGAGATTCTCACGCAGCTTGGCTATTCGAAGGAAGCTCAGGCGGCGCTTAAGGAGAAGCAGATCATATAA
- a CDS encoding 3-isopropylmalate dehydratase large subunit: MGMTYVQKILARACGKQSVAVGDVVEPEVHLAMSHENGALVMTQFGEIYKGTNLEANVWDPSRIAIIFDHRVPAESSKTATNQKRLRDFVGKQGISKFHDIRGDEGGICHQILPEYGYVRPGYVVVGTDSHTTSHGALGAFAFGIGATEMAAVWTLGHVLNVEVPGTIKVNVNGKFAEHVGPKDLILYLIGKISAEGANFRVLEFHGEAIRNMSTSGRLVICNMSVEAGATSGIVPPDAETLRYLKDEAGVKDKVEIFAADPNAVYEQVVEIDASRLGPQIACPHTVDNVKPIGEVAGTKIDQIVIGSCTNGRLDDLAVAARTLKGKKVARGTRMLIFPASWRIYHEAMKLGYLSDLAQAGAVVCNPGCGPCLGVHQGALGDKEVALATTNRNFKGRMGNPNADVYLCSPDVAAASAITGVITDPRAGGR, translated from the coding sequence ATGGGAATGACATATGTTCAGAAGATCTTAGCCCGGGCCTGCGGTAAGCAGTCGGTTGCCGTTGGTGACGTTGTCGAGCCCGAGGTACATCTGGCCATGTCGCACGAGAATGGCGCCCTTGTCATGACGCAGTTCGGCGAGATTTACAAGGGCACGAATCTCGAGGCGAATGTTTGGGACCCGAGCCGCATAGCAATCATTTTTGATCACCGCGTTCCGGCCGAGAGTTCCAAGACGGCGACCAATCAGAAGAGACTGAGAGATTTCGTAGGCAAGCAAGGCATAAGTAAATTCCATGATATCCGCGGCGATGAGGGCGGCATCTGTCATCAGATTCTTCCGGAGTACGGTTATGTTCGTCCGGGATACGTGGTGGTTGGAACCGACAGTCATACCACCAGTCATGGCGCCCTGGGAGCATTTGCTTTCGGCATTGGCGCCACCGAGATGGCGGCGGTGTGGACGCTGGGGCACGTGCTGAATGTCGAGGTGCCGGGGACTATCAAGGTTAACGTCAACGGTAAATTCGCCGAGCACGTGGGTCCCAAAGACCTGATACTTTATCTCATCGGGAAGATCAGCGCCGAAGGCGCGAATTTCAGGGTTCTGGAATTCCATGGCGAGGCTATTCGTAACATGTCAACCTCCGGTCGTCTGGTTATCTGCAACATGTCGGTGGAAGCCGGTGCGACATCGGGTATCGTTCCCCCGGATGCCGAGACACTTCGCTATCTGAAGGACGAGGCGGGTGTGAAAGACAAGGTGGAGATCTTCGCCGCCGATCCGAATGCGGTGTATGAGCAGGTGGTGGAGATCGATGCTTCCAGGCTGGGTCCGCAGATTGCCTGTCCGCACACGGTGGATAATGTCAAACCGATCGGCGAGGTGGCGGGCACGAAGATTGATCAGATTGTTATCGGTTCGTGCACCAACGGTCGTCTTGATGATCTTGCGGTTGCCGCCCGGACGCTGAAAGGCAAGAAGGTGGCGCGCGGCACCAGGATGCTCATTTTCCCGGCTTCGTGGCGCATCTATCACGAGGCCATGAAGCTCGGTTACCTCAGTGATCTGGCTCAGGCCGGCGCTGTGGTGTGCAATCCCGGTTGTGGTCCGTGCCTTGGTGTTCACCAGGGAGCGCTCGGTGATAAGGAAGTCGCGCTGGCGACGACCAACCGTAATTTCAAGGGAAGAATGGGAAATCCGAACGCCGATGTTTACCTTTGTTCGCCGGATGTCGCCGCGGCAAGCGCCATCACCGGTGTCATAACCGATCCGAGAGCAGGAGGTCGCTGA
- the leuD gene encoding 3-isopropylmalate dehydratase small subunit (catalyzes the isomerization between 2-isopropylmalate and 3-isopropylmalate in leucine biosynthesis) — protein MSKVVYKVGDDVSTDIIYPGRYMATVLPTETPQFAFADDADFNKKLKAGDIAHGSFVVAGENFGCGSSREQAASCLKGWELVIVAKHFARIFLQNAINLGLQMVICPDVEADEGDRLELKGNVLVNVTKGKEFKVTPLPAARQAIIDAGGLIPFTRARLLAGK, from the coding sequence ATGAGTAAGGTTGTATATAAAGTTGGCGATGACGTTTCCACCGACATCATCTACCCGGGGCGTTACATGGCCACGGTGCTTCCGACGGAGACGCCGCAGTTTGCGTTTGCCGATGACGCCGATTTCAACAAGAAGCTCAAAGCCGGCGATATAGCTCACGGCAGCTTCGTGGTCGCAGGTGAGAATTTCGGTTGCGGTTCATCGCGCGAGCAGGCGGCATCGTGCCTCAAGGGGTGGGAGCTGGTCATAGTGGCCAAGCACTTTGCCCGAATCTTTCTTCAGAACGCCATTAACCTCGGACTGCAGATGGTCATATGCCCGGACGTTGAGGCCGATGAAGGTGACCGGCTTGAGCTGAAAGGTAATGTGCTTGTGAACGTGACGAAGGGAAAGGAGTTTAAAGTAACTCCGCTTCCGGCAGCGCGCCAGGCGATCATAGATGCCGGCGGTCTGATTCCTTTCACCAGAGCGAGGCTTCTGGCAGGGAAGTAG
- a CDS encoding glutathione peroxidase, whose amino-acid sequence MKSILTILLATTLFAATVDAAGNDASGDPSAGEAKQPSDFAAKIRKIPFQTINGDTVTLADYAGKVVLIVNVASLCGNTPQYTDLQKLYEMYKDSGLVIIGFPANNFGGQEPGTNEEILDFCQTNFNVTFPIMAKVSVKGEDQHALFVELTEKSSLPGEIKWNFSKFLLDRKSNLVARFDPKQQPLSDEIVGSIKKNL is encoded by the coding sequence ATGAAAAGTATACTTACGATTTTACTCGCGACTACTTTGTTCGCCGCAACGGTCGATGCCGCCGGCAATGACGCGTCAGGCGATCCCTCAGCGGGTGAAGCCAAACAGCCTTCGGATTTTGCCGCGAAGATCAGAAAGATCCCTTTCCAGACGATTAATGGCGACACCGTCACACTGGCGGATTACGCCGGGAAGGTCGTGCTTATCGTCAACGTGGCCAGCCTGTGCGGCAATACCCCACAGTATACCGACCTGCAGAAGTTGTATGAGATGTACAAAGACAGCGGACTGGTGATTATCGGTTTTCCGGCCAACAATTTTGGTGGTCAGGAGCCCGGTACAAACGAGGAAATCCTCGACTTCTGCCAGACCAACTTCAACGTAACATTCCCCATAATGGCCAAGGTCAGCGTTAAGGGCGAAGACCAGCATGCGCTGTTTGTCGAGCTGACCGAAAAGTCGTCTCTGCCCGGTGAGATAAAATGGAATTTCTCCAAATTCCTGCTCGATCGCAAAAGTAACCTCGTTGCCAGGTTTGATCCCAAACAGCAACCTCTGTCCGACGAAATAGTCGGCAGCATCAAAAAAAACTTATAA
- the ettA gene encoding energy-dependent translational throttle protein EttA, translating to MSEKFIFHMYGVNKFYGQRQVLKEINLSFFPGAKIGIVGENGSGKTTVLNIMSGRDTEFQGHAFITPGYTAGMLEQEPQLDPSLTVRQTVESAFGATKALLDEYNALAESLATPMDDDKMQKAMDRMGELQDKIDTIDGWNLDQSFKVASDALCLPEDNRVVGTLSGGERRRVALCKILLEKPDLLLLDEPTNHLDAETIDWLEEQLREYPGTVIIVTHDRYFLDNVTEWILELEGGQGIPWKGNYSSWLEQKLATLVEAEKSDAPRSKALKRELEWIRMSRGDRNELARSRIREYEQLVARETARAKSASTVIQIAPGPDLGNQVAEFHDVSMGFDDQKLFENLSFAVPRSAVVGMVGPNGTGKTTLLKLITGALEPVAGKTVVGSTVKFAVVDQERESLGSERSLIEEVGEGLDEVTIGNRKVPIRQYLAQFGFKGASQQKLAGQLSGGERNRCNLAKVLKIGGNLLLLDEPTNDLDVNTLRMLEEAILDFSGCVMVISHDRFFLDRICTHLLVFEGEGKVRWWEGNFSAYQDWRSKELGGRMFENRRNRYKTLVRS from the coding sequence ATGTCCGAGAAATTCATATTCCACATGTACGGTGTAAATAAATTCTACGGCCAGAGGCAGGTGCTCAAAGAAATCAATCTGAGTTTCTTTCCGGGTGCCAAGATTGGCATCGTCGGCGAGAACGGTTCCGGTAAGACGACGGTTTTGAATATCATGTCCGGCAGGGATACGGAATTTCAGGGGCACGCCTTCATAACTCCGGGCTACACTGCCGGCATGCTCGAACAGGAACCGCAGCTGGATCCATCGCTGACTGTTCGCCAGACGGTAGAGTCGGCGTTCGGCGCCACAAAGGCGTTGCTCGATGAATACAATGCCCTTGCCGAGAGCCTGGCGACGCCGATGGATGACGACAAGATGCAAAAGGCCATGGATCGAATGGGTGAACTTCAGGACAAGATCGACACTATCGACGGATGGAACCTTGACCAGTCGTTCAAGGTAGCCAGTGATGCTTTGTGCCTCCCCGAGGACAACCGTGTCGTTGGCACTCTCTCGGGCGGGGAGCGTCGACGGGTGGCGCTGTGCAAGATTCTGCTGGAGAAACCGGACCTTCTGCTTCTGGACGAGCCGACCAACCATCTCGATGCGGAAACGATAGACTGGTTGGAAGAGCAGCTTCGCGAGTATCCCGGCACGGTCATCATAGTAACGCACGATCGGTATTTTCTCGATAATGTCACCGAGTGGATACTGGAACTTGAGGGGGGACAGGGAATACCGTGGAAAGGGAATTACAGTTCGTGGCTCGAGCAAAAGCTGGCTACTCTGGTGGAGGCGGAGAAGAGTGACGCACCTCGCTCCAAGGCCCTCAAGCGTGAGCTGGAATGGATACGCATGAGCCGTGGCGATCGCAATGAGCTGGCCCGAAGCCGCATAAGAGAATACGAGCAACTGGTGGCCCGCGAGACGGCCAGGGCGAAGTCGGCAAGCACGGTCATTCAGATCGCGCCCGGCCCGGATCTCGGAAATCAGGTGGCGGAGTTTCATGATGTCAGTATGGGATTCGATGATCAGAAGTTGTTTGAGAACCTGTCGTTCGCGGTCCCTCGCTCGGCGGTGGTTGGGATGGTAGGCCCCAACGGTACCGGCAAGACGACTTTACTGAAACTCATTACCGGCGCTCTTGAGCCTGTCGCGGGAAAGACGGTTGTTGGTTCTACAGTAAAGTTTGCCGTGGTCGATCAGGAGCGGGAGTCCCTTGGAAGTGAGCGCAGTCTTATCGAGGAAGTAGGCGAGGGACTCGATGAAGTGACAATCGGCAACCGCAAGGTTCCTATTCGCCAGTATCTGGCGCAGTTCGGATTCAAGGGGGCATCGCAGCAGAAGCTTGCGGGGCAACTCTCGGGTGGTGAGCGTAATCGGTGCAATCTTGCCAAGGTGCTGAAGATCGGCGGTAATTTGCTGCTGCTCGATGAGCCGACGAACGATCTCGATGTCAATACCCTGCGCATGCTTGAAGAGGCAATTCTGGATTTCTCGGGTTGCGTGATGGTGATAAGTCACGATCGGTTCTTTTTGGATCGCATCTGCACTCATCTGCTCGTATTCGAGGGAGAAGGTAAGGTGCGCTGGTGGGAAGGGAACTTCTCCGCCTATCAGGATTGGCGGAGCAAGGAGCTGGGCGGGCGGATGTTCGAGAACCGTCGGAATCGATATAAGACGCTGGTGCGATCTTAG
- a CDS encoding GNAT family N-acetyltransferase: protein MSLTFRTDYWDDAQAKSAFIRFLHHIHRLDLTLWDKLGSWDHNYRPFSYFDGNTIAASVCVYSMDMMVEGRRCSVAQISGVGTDEKYRRRGLSLALTERAIEWASSRHEFFYLFADADAFKLYERAGFRRVVEHKTRIPVEGCKPRGNVVKLDIENKKHLELIYQHAGKRTAVSDRLGVFNEKLFMFWCLYFLRDNIYYIADLDLLVLYKRENGLLTFCDIVGSEIPEFTSIYPYISDERDREIEFLFMVDKLKLRGSMKTIAVVENGTHLSGDFPHEGSPFIFPLTSRA, encoded by the coding sequence ATGAGCTTGACCTTTCGAACAGACTACTGGGATGATGCTCAGGCGAAATCCGCATTCATCCGCTTCCTGCATCACATTCACCGACTGGATTTGACACTCTGGGACAAGCTGGGGTCCTGGGACCACAACTATCGACCATTCTCTTACTTCGATGGCAATACGATAGCCGCGAGCGTGTGTGTTTACTCGATGGACATGATGGTAGAGGGGAGGCGATGTTCTGTCGCGCAAATCTCGGGGGTTGGGACGGATGAGAAATATCGGCGCCGGGGGCTTAGTCTCGCACTGACCGAAAGAGCTATCGAGTGGGCGAGTTCACGACATGAGTTCTTTTACCTTTTCGCCGACGCGGATGCATTTAAACTGTATGAGAGAGCCGGGTTTCGTCGCGTGGTGGAGCACAAGACAAGGATACCGGTCGAGGGTTGTAAACCGCGCGGCAATGTAGTGAAGCTGGATATCGAAAACAAGAAACACCTTGAATTAATTTATCAACATGCGGGTAAGAGAACTGCTGTTTCGGATAGGCTTGGCGTGTTCAACGAGAAGTTGTTTATGTTCTGGTGTCTGTATTTTCTCCGCGACAACATTTACTATATTGCCGACCTGGATTTGCTGGTTCTCTACAAGCGGGAGAATGGACTGTTGACTTTTTGCGATATTGTGGGCAGTGAGATTCCGGAGTTTACCAGTATCTATCCTTATATCAGTGATGAGAGAGACCGCGAGATTGAGTTTCTTTTCATGGTTGATAAACTGAAGCTCAGGGGGTCGATGAAGACTATCGCCGTCGTAGAAAACGGAACTCACCTGTCCGGCGATTTTCCTCATGAGGGTAGCCCATTCATTTTCCCCCTTACCAGTCGGGCTTGA
- a CDS encoding 4Fe-4S binding protein: MKITYLRYSILLIVLGLVTWTALGYGSRSFEAFCPFGGAESLWGLFVHGEFSCALGPLNLSMFIALIVLALISKKSFCGWACPIGFLGELFGRAGGHITGKRLRPARKLNGILKLTRYVVLVLALFFTYRTGELILRGYDPFYLIFSGFGHGSVGMISVIVLIALGIATLIIPMFFCRYLCPLGAVFDPFSRMAVIKIARNEKGCTQCGSCQAACPHDIPVHELASVKHRDCTNCFECVEVCPEPEVLGVRASWR, from the coding sequence ATGAAAATCACATATTTACGCTACAGCATACTGCTCATTGTGTTGGGGCTTGTCACGTGGACGGCGCTGGGGTATGGCAGCAGGTCGTTTGAGGCATTCTGCCCGTTCGGTGGCGCCGAAAGCCTGTGGGGATTGTTTGTCCACGGTGAGTTCAGTTGCGCTCTCGGTCCGCTTAATCTTTCCATGTTTATCGCGCTGATAGTTCTGGCGCTAATTTCCAAAAAGTCGTTCTGCGGCTGGGCCTGTCCCATAGGATTCTTGGGGGAGCTTTTCGGGCGGGCTGGCGGCCATATTACAGGAAAGAGACTTCGTCCGGCAAGAAAACTCAACGGCATTCTCAAGCTGACCCGCTATGTGGTACTTGTGCTTGCGCTGTTTTTTACCTATCGAACCGGCGAACTTATCCTTCGGGGTTACGATCCTTTCTATCTCATCTTTTCGGGCTTCGGACACGGAAGCGTCGGCATGATATCGGTTATCGTATTGATCGCGCTCGGTATAGCGACACTTATAATACCGATGTTTTTTTGCCGCTATCTTTGCCCGCTGGGGGCCGTATTCGATCCGTTCAGCCGTATGGCGGTGATAAAGATCGCTCGTAACGAAAAAGGGTGCACTCAGTGCGGAAGTTGCCAGGCGGCGTGTCCGCACGACATACCGGTCCATGAGTTGGCCAGCGTCAAACATCGCGACTGTACGAACTGTTTCGAGTGCGTGGAGGTCTGTCCGGAACCCGAAGTGCTCGGGGTTCGCGCGAGTTGGAGATGA
- a CDS encoding L,D-transpeptidase: MKRALDALGVAKATENRNHYKSTLKQAEQCLLEGEKSLRKQNASWWPFVSYEVADSLFEESIRLSRKVVTMATNHTDARRSALLSNIESLTDSLNYLGEVLSAELGRTDVEALYRKVRLKLDLATKLAETGSYASAQVYTDSVRSSMAVLSGRLLEHQVVLEELLADADRWVIETVKRSSETREPVLIVDKSAHRLYVLRHGAVVDSYSCDLGYNAGYQKKMSGDGATPEGMYRVVEVKKNSKYYRALLLDYPNKYDRRRFQKNLSEGVIPSHARIGGLIEIHGEGGRDEDWTEGCVAVSNDDMNKLMKIASVGTLVTIVRSWDGIQ, encoded by the coding sequence ATGAAGCGGGCGTTGGATGCTCTGGGTGTGGCCAAAGCCACTGAGAACCGCAATCACTATAAGTCGACCTTGAAGCAGGCCGAGCAATGTCTGCTCGAAGGTGAAAAGTCGCTTCGAAAGCAGAATGCCAGCTGGTGGCCATTTGTGTCCTACGAGGTTGCCGATTCCCTGTTTGAGGAGTCAATTCGCCTGTCAAGAAAAGTGGTTACGATGGCGACCAATCACACCGATGCACGGCGTAGCGCTTTACTTTCAAATATCGAATCGCTGACGGATTCCCTCAACTATCTCGGCGAGGTTCTGAGTGCAGAGCTGGGGCGCACCGATGTTGAGGCGCTTTATCGCAAGGTTAGGTTGAAATTGGATTTGGCCACAAAACTCGCTGAAACGGGTTCTTATGCCTCGGCCCAGGTCTATACCGACAGTGTCCGCAGCAGCATGGCGGTCCTTTCGGGGCGACTGCTCGAGCACCAGGTTGTGCTCGAAGAGCTTTTGGCCGATGCCGACCGGTGGGTGATAGAGACCGTCAAGCGTTCATCGGAAACACGCGAACCGGTGCTGATCGTAGATAAATCGGCACATCGCCTCTACGTATTAAGACATGGGGCTGTTGTCGATTCATATTCGTGTGACCTCGGTTACAACGCCGGCTACCAGAAAAAGATGTCCGGCGACGGTGCTACTCCGGAAGGCATGTACCGTGTTGTCGAGGTAAAGAAGAACAGCAAGTATTACCGGGCGTTGCTTCTGGACTATCCAAACAAGTATGATCGCAGACGCTTTCAGAAGAACTTGAGTGAAGGTGTCATACCCTCACATGCTCGCATAGGCGGTTTGATTGAGATTCACGGCGAAGGCGGGCGTGATGAGGATTGGACGGAGGGCTGTGTCGCCGTGTCCAATGATGATATGAACAAATTGATGAAGATCGCGTCCGTAGGCACCCTGGTAACCATTGTGCGATCGTGGGACGGTATTCAGTGA
- a CDS encoding L,D-transpeptidase, whose protein sequence is MSPPADSASLSRNSGRPYRAKEPYIVIDRYSNRLFLRTVDTVLIDALCSTGSGGELADSLTGRRWKFETPAGIYTVHTKLENPWWRKPDWAFIEEGLPLPKSDRERLDANMMGEYAIGFGDGYFVHGTIYERLLGAAVTHGCVRLGTNDLRDVYRRSYIGMRVYVF, encoded by the coding sequence ATGTCGCCGCCAGCAGATAGTGCTTCTTTATCTCGGAATTCGGGGAGACCATACCGGGCGAAAGAGCCCTATATCGTCATCGATCGTTACAGCAATAGACTTTTTCTCCGGACCGTTGACACGGTGCTAATCGACGCGCTGTGTTCGACCGGGTCGGGAGGCGAGCTTGCGGATAGCTTGACGGGAAGACGCTGGAAGTTTGAAACTCCGGCCGGAATATACACGGTTCACACCAAGCTGGAGAATCCGTGGTGGCGTAAGCCGGATTGGGCGTTTATCGAGGAGGGGTTGCCGCTGCCCAAGTCGGACAGGGAGAGGTTGGATGCCAACATGATGGGGGAATACGCGATTGGTTTCGGCGACGGCTACTTTGTGCATGGAACGATCTATGAGCGACTTCTCGGCGCGGCTGTCACTCACGGTTGCGTGCGTCTCGGAACCAACGACCTCAGAGATGTGTACCGGAGAAGTTATATCGGGATGAGAGTGTATGTCTTTTAA
- a CDS encoding ornithine cyclodeaminase family protein: protein MPLMLSRQDVMKVLDMKDCIEVTQQAFAEMANGTAVLPLRTNIKPPDGLSLYMPAYLQRLGALACKIVTVYKDNPAKHNMPVVVGKVLLQDPQTGDVMCIMDGGYLTAIRTGAASGVATKYLARDVKGQVAGIFGAGVQAGAQLWAMSAVRPLSRALVYDKVEKAVDNFIKTWSEKLNLDIAKADSADHLLEQADIICAATSSPTPIFDGSKVREGTHINGIGSHTPNARELDTAIIKRSMLVADSYEACLSEAGDIMIPIQEGAIDKSHMKAELGEIVTGKKYGRRDDKQITIFKSNGLAIQDAATAKLIYDKAVAAGIGVNIEL from the coding sequence ATGCCGTTGATGCTGTCACGCCAGGATGTCATGAAGGTGCTCGATATGAAGGACTGTATCGAGGTTACCCAGCAGGCTTTCGCCGAAATGGCCAATGGAACCGCCGTGCTGCCTCTGCGCACCAATATCAAGCCCCCCGATGGTCTATCGCTGTATATGCCAGCTTATCTTCAAAGACTCGGCGCGCTTGCCTGTAAGATCGTAACGGTTTACAAGGACAACCCGGCCAAACACAACATGCCGGTTGTTGTGGGCAAGGTGCTGCTTCAGGATCCGCAGACGGGCGATGTAATGTGCATCATGGATGGCGGCTACCTCACCGCCATAAGGACCGGCGCCGCCAGCGGTGTCGCCACGAAATATCTCGCGCGCGATGTCAAAGGCCAGGTTGCCGGTATCTTCGGCGCGGGTGTCCAAGCCGGCGCGCAACTGTGGGCAATGTCTGCCGTGCGCCCGCTTTCACGAGCCCTTGTTTACGACAAAGTCGAAAAAGCTGTCGACAACTTTATCAAGACATGGAGCGAAAAACTCAACCTTGATATCGCCAAAGCCGATTCCGCCGACCATCTGCTCGAACAGGCGGATATAATTTGCGCCGCGACTTCGTCCCCCACGCCCATCTTCGACGGCTCCAAGGTACGCGAGGGAACCCACATCAACGGCATTGGCAGTCATACACCCAACGCCCGCGAACTCGATACCGCGATAATCAAGCGCTCGATGCTCGTCGCTGATTCCTATGAGGCATGCCTCAGCGAAGCCGGGGACATCATGATCCCGATCCAGGAAGGAGCGATTGACAAATCGCACATGAAAGCGGAGCTTGGCGAGATTGTGACAGGGAAAAAGTACGGACGTCGCGACGACAAGCAGATTACCATCTTTAAATCCAACGGTCTGGCCATTCAGGATGCCGCCACGGCGAAGCTCATATATGATAAGGCGGTGGCTGCGGGCATTGGCGTGAATATCGAACTGTAA
- a CDS encoding N-acetyltransferase family protein encodes MEYRLDKMSPDDEGAVVDIFNYFVENSFAAYPEEKVGHEFFQRFVAMVGDYPAIAVKTDTGDVIGFAFMRPYHRAKTLSRVAEVTYFILPEHTGHGLGSRVLEYFIEQAKLRGVDNFLASISSLNDQSLQFHLRHGFVECGRFRDVGVKKGKSFDVVWMQRRL; translated from the coding sequence ATGGAATATCGCCTCGATAAGATGTCACCCGATGACGAGGGAGCTGTTGTCGACATCTTCAATTATTTCGTCGAGAACAGCTTTGCCGCTTATCCCGAGGAAAAGGTTGGGCACGAATTTTTTCAGCGGTTTGTGGCGATGGTTGGCGACTATCCGGCGATTGCCGTGAAGACCGATACGGGCGATGTGATAGGATTCGCTTTCATGCGTCCGTATCATCGGGCCAAAACGCTCAGTCGCGTTGCCGAGGTGACGTACTTTATTTTGCCGGAGCACACCGGACACGGGTTGGGAAGTCGTGTGCTCGAGTATTTTATCGAGCAGGCGAAGCTTCGCGGCGTAGATAATTTTCTCGCTTCGATTTCATCACTCAATGACCAGAGCCTCCAGTTTCACCTGAGGCACGGTTTTGTCGAGTGTGGTCGTTTCAGAGACGTTGGTGTCAAGAAGGGCAAATCGTTTGATGTCGTCTGGATGCAGCGCAGGCTCTGA